The following coding sequences are from one Salmo trutta chromosome 36, fSalTru1.1, whole genome shotgun sequence window:
- the hsf1 gene encoding heat shock factor protein 1 isoform X2, which produces MEFHVGGSVGVVVSGNNVPAFLTKLWTLVEDPDTDPLICWSPNGNSFHVFDQCRFSKEVLPKYFKHNNMASFVRQLNMYGFRKVVHIEQGGLVKPEKDDTEFQHPYFLRGQEHLLENIKRKVTNVSNVKHDELKMSSDDVSKILTNVQHIKGKQETIDSQIIAMKHENEALWREVASLRQKHAQQQKVVNKLIQFLVTLVQSNRVLGMKRKIPLMLNDSSSAHSLPKFSRQYSLEHLQASLQGSPAISASGAPFTSTGLFTAEPSLNNGPIISDVTDLAQASPVEVTNEWIEESTSPLVHIKEEPSSPVLEEVCPAEAVIGGAGVQVDTPLSPITFINSILQESNEPNASPAPTTPTEQKCLSLACLDNSTQMSEVSRLFPSPSSTLHLRPHPGSELSDHLDSIDNGLENLQTILNAQSINFESSPLFEFFSSSLPGSEFDLESLDCIQDLLSSDPPKGAERSDNYTGKQLVQYTSQPMLLTDPLTNENGGADLPTLLELEGDSYFTQDPEEDPTISLLTTDYHTAAPDKPELS; this is translated from the exons AATGGCAACAGCTTCCATGTGTTTGATCAGTGCCGATTCTCCAAGGAGGTGCTTCCCAAGTATTTTAAACACAATAACATGGCCAGCTTTGTGCGCCAGCTCAATATGT ATGGCTTCCGCAAAGTAGTTCACATTGAGCAGGGCGGCCTGGTGAAGCCTGAGAAGGACGACACTGAATTCCAGCATCCCTACTTCCTCCGCGGACAAGAGCATCTGCTGGAAAATATCAAACGGAAAGTTACCAAT GTGTCCAATGTTAAACATGATGAGCTTAAGATGAGCTCAGACGATGTCTCGAAAATCCTGACCAACGTGCAGCACATAAAGGGCAAGCAGGAGACCATAGACTCCCAAATCATCGCCATGAAGCA TGAGAATGAAGCTCTGTGGAGGGAGGTGGCCAGCCTCAGACAGAAACACGCCCAGCAACAGAAAGTCGTCAACAAG CTGATCCAGTTCCTAGTGACCCTAGTGCAGTCCAACAGAGTCCTGGGGATGAAGAGAAAGAT TCCCCTGATGCTGAATGACAGCAGCTCTGCCCACTCCTTGCCCAAGTTCAGCAGGCAGTACTCTCTGGAACATCTTCAGGCCTCGCTGCAGGGCTCGCCTGCTATCTCC GCCTCGGGCGCACCATTCACCAGTACCGGTCTCTTCACGGCAGAGCCGTCTCTTAACAATGGCCCCATAATCTCTGACGTCACCGACCTGGCACAGGCCAGCCCTGTGGAGGTCACTAATGAGTGGATAGAGGAAAG CACGAGCCCATTGGTCCACATAAAGGAGGAGCCGTCCAGTCCCGTCTTGGAGGAGGTCTGTCCGGCCGAGGCCGTGATCGGTGGGGCAGGAGTCCAGGTAGACACGCCCCTGTCCCCCATCACCTTCATCAACTCCATCCTGCAGGAGAGCAACGAGCCTAACGCGTCCCCCGCCCCAACGACCCCTACGGAGCAGAAGTGTCTCAGCCTCGCCTGTCTAGACAA TTCAACACAGATGTCAGAGGTCTCTCGCCTCTTCCCCAGCCCCTCCTCGACTCTACACCTCAGACCTCACCCAGG GAGTGAGCTGAGTGACCATTTGGACAGCATCGACAATGGCCTGGAAAACCTGCAGACTATCCTAAACGCGCAGTCCATCAATTTCGAGTCCTCACCCCTCTTTGAA TTCTTCAGTTCTTCCCTGCCTGGTTCTGAATTCGACCTGGAGAGCCTTGACTGT ATCCAGGACTTGCTTTCATCAGATCCACCCAAAGGGGCTGAGAGAAGTGACAACTACACAG GGAAGCAGCTGGTCCAGTACACCTCCCAGCCAATGctactgactgacccactgaccaATGAGAATGGCGGAGCGGACCTCCCCACTCTGCTGGAGCTGGAGGGGGACTCGTATTTCACCCAGGACCCTGAAGAAGACCCTACCATCTCGCTCCTCACTACCGACTACCACACAGCAGCACCAGACAAGCCCGAACTATCCTAA
- the hsf1 gene encoding heat shock factor protein 1 isoform X3: MEFHVGGSVGVVVSGNNVPAFLTKLWTLVEDPDTDPLICWSPNGNSFHVFDQCRFSKEVLPKYFKHNNMASFVRQLNMYGFRKVVHIEQGGLVKPEKDDTEFQHPYFLRGQEHLLENIKRKVTNVSNVKHDELKMSSDDVSKILTNVQHIKGKQETIDSQIIAMKHENEALWREVASLRQKHAQQQKVVNKLIQFLVTLVQSNRVLGMKRKIPLMLNDSSSAHSLPKFSRQYSLEHLQASLQGSPAISASGAPFTSTGLFTAEPSLNNGPIISDVTDLAQASPVEVTNEWIEESTSPLVHIKEEPSSPVLEEVCPAEAVIGGAGVQVDTPLSPITFINSILQESNEPNASPAPTTPTEQKCLSLACLDKSELSDHLDSIDNGLENLQTILNAQSINFESSPLFEFFSSSLPGSEFDLESLDCIQDLLSSDPPKGAERSDNYTAGKQLVQYTSQPMLLTDPLTNENGGADLPTLLELEGDSYFTQDPEEDPTISLLTTDYHTAAPDKPELS, encoded by the exons AATGGCAACAGCTTCCATGTGTTTGATCAGTGCCGATTCTCCAAGGAGGTGCTTCCCAAGTATTTTAAACACAATAACATGGCCAGCTTTGTGCGCCAGCTCAATATGT ATGGCTTCCGCAAAGTAGTTCACATTGAGCAGGGCGGCCTGGTGAAGCCTGAGAAGGACGACACTGAATTCCAGCATCCCTACTTCCTCCGCGGACAAGAGCATCTGCTGGAAAATATCAAACGGAAAGTTACCAAT GTGTCCAATGTTAAACATGATGAGCTTAAGATGAGCTCAGACGATGTCTCGAAAATCCTGACCAACGTGCAGCACATAAAGGGCAAGCAGGAGACCATAGACTCCCAAATCATCGCCATGAAGCA TGAGAATGAAGCTCTGTGGAGGGAGGTGGCCAGCCTCAGACAGAAACACGCCCAGCAACAGAAAGTCGTCAACAAG CTGATCCAGTTCCTAGTGACCCTAGTGCAGTCCAACAGAGTCCTGGGGATGAAGAGAAAGAT TCCCCTGATGCTGAATGACAGCAGCTCTGCCCACTCCTTGCCCAAGTTCAGCAGGCAGTACTCTCTGGAACATCTTCAGGCCTCGCTGCAGGGCTCGCCTGCTATCTCC GCCTCGGGCGCACCATTCACCAGTACCGGTCTCTTCACGGCAGAGCCGTCTCTTAACAATGGCCCCATAATCTCTGACGTCACCGACCTGGCACAGGCCAGCCCTGTGGAGGTCACTAATGAGTGGATAGAGGAAAG CACGAGCCCATTGGTCCACATAAAGGAGGAGCCGTCCAGTCCCGTCTTGGAGGAGGTCTGTCCGGCCGAGGCCGTGATCGGTGGGGCAGGAGTCCAGGTAGACACGCCCCTGTCCCCCATCACCTTCATCAACTCCATCCTGCAGGAGAGCAACGAGCCTAACGCGTCCCCCGCCCCAACGACCCCTACGGAGCAGAAGTGTCTCAGCCTCGCCTGTCTAGACAA GAGTGAGCTGAGTGACCATTTGGACAGCATCGACAATGGCCTGGAAAACCTGCAGACTATCCTAAACGCGCAGTCCATCAATTTCGAGTCCTCACCCCTCTTTGAA TTCTTCAGTTCTTCCCTGCCTGGTTCTGAATTCGACCTGGAGAGCCTTGACTGT ATCCAGGACTTGCTTTCATCAGATCCACCCAAAGGGGCTGAGAGAAGTGACAACTACACAG CAGGGAAGCAGCTGGTCCAGTACACCTCCCAGCCAATGctactgactgacccactgaccaATGAGAATGGCGGAGCGGACCTCCCCACTCTGCTGGAGCTGGAGGGGGACTCGTATTTCACCCAGGACCCTGAAGAAGACCCTACCATCTCGCTCCTCACTACCGACTACCACACAGCAGCACCAGACAAGCCCGAACTATCCTAA
- the hsf1 gene encoding heat shock factor protein 1 isoform X1, whose product MEFHVGGSVGVVVSGNNVPAFLTKLWTLVEDPDTDPLICWSPNGNSFHVFDQCRFSKEVLPKYFKHNNMASFVRQLNMYGFRKVVHIEQGGLVKPEKDDTEFQHPYFLRGQEHLLENIKRKVTNVSNVKHDELKMSSDDVSKILTNVQHIKGKQETIDSQIIAMKHENEALWREVASLRQKHAQQQKVVNKLIQFLVTLVQSNRVLGMKRKIPLMLNDSSSAHSLPKFSRQYSLEHLQASLQGSPAISASGAPFTSTGLFTAEPSLNNGPIISDVTDLAQASPVEVTNEWIEESTSPLVHIKEEPSSPVLEEVCPAEAVIGGAGVQVDTPLSPITFINSILQESNEPNASPAPTTPTEQKCLSLACLDNSTQMSEVSRLFPSPSSTLHLRPHPGSELSDHLDSIDNGLENLQTILNAQSINFESSPLFEFFSSSLPGSEFDLESLDCIQDLLSSDPPKGAERSDNYTAGKQLVQYTSQPMLLTDPLTNENGGADLPTLLELEGDSYFTQDPEEDPTISLLTTDYHTAAPDKPELS is encoded by the exons AATGGCAACAGCTTCCATGTGTTTGATCAGTGCCGATTCTCCAAGGAGGTGCTTCCCAAGTATTTTAAACACAATAACATGGCCAGCTTTGTGCGCCAGCTCAATATGT ATGGCTTCCGCAAAGTAGTTCACATTGAGCAGGGCGGCCTGGTGAAGCCTGAGAAGGACGACACTGAATTCCAGCATCCCTACTTCCTCCGCGGACAAGAGCATCTGCTGGAAAATATCAAACGGAAAGTTACCAAT GTGTCCAATGTTAAACATGATGAGCTTAAGATGAGCTCAGACGATGTCTCGAAAATCCTGACCAACGTGCAGCACATAAAGGGCAAGCAGGAGACCATAGACTCCCAAATCATCGCCATGAAGCA TGAGAATGAAGCTCTGTGGAGGGAGGTGGCCAGCCTCAGACAGAAACACGCCCAGCAACAGAAAGTCGTCAACAAG CTGATCCAGTTCCTAGTGACCCTAGTGCAGTCCAACAGAGTCCTGGGGATGAAGAGAAAGAT TCCCCTGATGCTGAATGACAGCAGCTCTGCCCACTCCTTGCCCAAGTTCAGCAGGCAGTACTCTCTGGAACATCTTCAGGCCTCGCTGCAGGGCTCGCCTGCTATCTCC GCCTCGGGCGCACCATTCACCAGTACCGGTCTCTTCACGGCAGAGCCGTCTCTTAACAATGGCCCCATAATCTCTGACGTCACCGACCTGGCACAGGCCAGCCCTGTGGAGGTCACTAATGAGTGGATAGAGGAAAG CACGAGCCCATTGGTCCACATAAAGGAGGAGCCGTCCAGTCCCGTCTTGGAGGAGGTCTGTCCGGCCGAGGCCGTGATCGGTGGGGCAGGAGTCCAGGTAGACACGCCCCTGTCCCCCATCACCTTCATCAACTCCATCCTGCAGGAGAGCAACGAGCCTAACGCGTCCCCCGCCCCAACGACCCCTACGGAGCAGAAGTGTCTCAGCCTCGCCTGTCTAGACAA TTCAACACAGATGTCAGAGGTCTCTCGCCTCTTCCCCAGCCCCTCCTCGACTCTACACCTCAGACCTCACCCAGG GAGTGAGCTGAGTGACCATTTGGACAGCATCGACAATGGCCTGGAAAACCTGCAGACTATCCTAAACGCGCAGTCCATCAATTTCGAGTCCTCACCCCTCTTTGAA TTCTTCAGTTCTTCCCTGCCTGGTTCTGAATTCGACCTGGAGAGCCTTGACTGT ATCCAGGACTTGCTTTCATCAGATCCACCCAAAGGGGCTGAGAGAAGTGACAACTACACAG CAGGGAAGCAGCTGGTCCAGTACACCTCCCAGCCAATGctactgactgacccactgaccaATGAGAATGGCGGAGCGGACCTCCCCACTCTGCTGGAGCTGGAGGGGGACTCGTATTTCACCCAGGACCCTGAAGAAGACCCTACCATCTCGCTCCTCACTACCGACTACCACACAGCAGCACCAGACAAGCCCGAACTATCCTAA